One Anoplopoma fimbria isolate UVic2021 breed Golden Eagle Sablefish chromosome 2, Afim_UVic_2022, whole genome shotgun sequence DNA window includes the following coding sequences:
- the rab11a gene encoding ras-related protein Rab-11A produces the protein MGTRDDEYDYLFKVVLIGDSGVGKSNLLSRFTRNEFNLESKSTIGVEFATRSIQVDGKTVKAQIWDTAGQERYRAITSAYYRGAVGALLVYDIAKHLTYENVERWLKELRDHADSNIVIMLVGNKSDLRHLRAVPTDEARAFAEKNGLSFLETSALDSTNVETAFQTILTEIYRIVSQKQMSERQESDMSPSNNVVNIQVQPTENKPKMQCCQNI, from the exons ATGGGCACTAGAGATGACGAGTATGACTACCTGTTCAAAG TGGTCCTTATCGGTGACTCGGGCGTGGGGAAGAGTAACCTGCTGTCCCGTTTCACCCGTAACGAGTTCAACCTGGAGAGTAAGAGCACCATCGGGGTCGAGTTCGCCACGCGCAGCATCCAGGTGGACGGCAAGACGGTGAAGGCCCAGATCTGGGACACGGCCGGCCAGGAGCGCTACCGGGCCATCACGTCAGC GTACTACCGCGGGGCGGTGGGGGCTCTCCTCGTCTACGACATCGCCAAACATCTAACTTATGAAAACGTGGAGCGCTGGCTGAAGGAGCTGAGGGATCACGCCGACAGCAACATCGTCATCATGCTGGTGGGAAACAAGAGCGACCTCCGTCACCTCCGGGCCGTTCCCACCGATGAGGCGCGGGCCTTCGCTG AGAAGAACGGCTTATCTTTCCTGGAGACGTCGGCTCTGGACTCCACCAACGTGGAGACGGCCTTCCAGACCATCCTGACAG aGATCTACCGCATCGTCTCCCAGAAGCAGATGTCGGAGCGTCAGGAGAGCGACATGTCTCCCAGCAACAACGTGGTCAACATCCAGGTGCAGCCCACCGAGAACAAACCAAAGATGCAGTGCTGTCAGAACATCTAG